The genomic interval GTTACAGGTAGAGAGAATCACGCTGCCATTGACTGCTTCATGCTGGCTGAGCTGCTGTAGTGCATTGGCCAGTTTGTCTGGACCAAACGCCACTTTCTCTCGCAAGTCAACCGACGCGGTATGGTGATTTATGCCAATAGCAAGCAAAGACATCGATAGTGCTTTCTCTGTACAGAATGGAAAATTAGGAGGCGAATTTTACTTTATGCACGACTTTATTAAAAGGGTGTAGCGGATTTGTTTTCCTTACTTCGTGAGTTCGATGCTATAGTTGAGCGCTCAAAGACTTAAATCAGACAGAAAGTATCCGCCATGTTTCGACGAACTTATTTTTGGTTAATGCTCTTGCCGCTGTTTATGGTTGGATGTACTGGCCTTCCGGAACATCCCACCAGCGTTGAGTGGCAAAGTCATCAAGCAAAACTGTCACAAATTCAATCATTTCAAGCCGTTGGAAAACTGGGTTACATTTCGCCAGAACAACGACAAAACCTCAACTTCTATTGGAAACACTCACCAGAACAAAGCAACCTGCGTTTTACGACGTTTCTTGGCCAAACCGCATTAAATCTCACCATGACGCCGCAAGGTGCTCGAGTTGAAACCTACGATGACCAAATTTTAACCGCCGAGAATGCGACCGCTTTGGTTCAACAGTTAACCGGGTTGGTTATACCTGTCGAACAACTGAGTGACTGGATCATCGGTTTGCCGAATGGCGCTGACGACTTTCAACTCAATGAGCAAAATACACTCGGCTCATTAGAGAAAGATCTCAATTTCCAGCGTTGGCATATCGCCTACACGCAGTATCGTGATGTGGAATTTCATCAACAAGTTGTACCGCTGCCAGCCAAGCTTAGCCTGACCCAGCAAGACATCAAATTAAACATCGTTGTGAGTAAGTGGACGCTAAAATAATGATCACCAGCCCAACTACTTGGCCCTCACCTGCCAAACTCAATCTTTTCTTGTACATCAATGGCCGTACTGACAATGGTTATCACGAACTGCAAACGTTATTTCAGTTCCTCGATTACGGCGATGAATTGACCATCAGCTCCAACCAAAGCGGAGTCATCATCATCACACCCGAGATAGCCGAGCTTCCTGTTGAAGATAATCTTATTTGGAAAGCCGCTAATGCGCTTCAACAAAAGACCGGATGTACGTTGGGTGCCCACATTCATCTGAACAAAATATTGCCGATGGGCGGCGGTATTGGTGGTGGTTCTTCCAATGCAGCAACAGCATTGGTTGCGCTGAATTTTCTTTGGCAACTTGGTCTTTCTGATGATGAATTAGCCGACATTGGCTTAAAATTGGGCGCGGATGTGCCCGTTTTTGTGCGCGGCCATGCGGCATTTGCTGAAGGTGTTGGCGAAAAACTGACGCCAGCACAACCAGAAGAGAAGTGGTATTTGGTGGTGAGACCCGATGTGCACATCGCCACCGTCGATATTTTCACGCATCCACAATTGACGAGAAATACGCCAAAGCGTTCTCTGGAAACGCTTCTTGACAGCGAATACGGAAACGATTGCGAAAAAATTGTCCGAATGATCCACCCAAAGGTTGATAAGCAACTTTCATGGCTGCTACAATACGCGCCGTCAAGATTGACGGGGACCGGATCTTGCGTTTTCGCTGAATTTAACAGCAGATCTGAAGCGGAATCAATCCTTGCCCAACTCTCTGACAATGTCTCGGCATTTGTCGCTCAAGGGCGCAATATTTCGCCGCTAAAAGAGACGTTGGCTGATCATCTTTCAGCCCAAAACCGACCTATTTAAAAACTGGACGCAACCCTGAGGTTTCCACCGTGCCTGATATGAAGCTATTTGCTGGTAACGCAACACCTGAACTAGCCCAACGTATTGCTGATCGTCTCTACATCTCTCTTGGTGATGCCACTGTTTCTCGTTTCTCTGACGGTGAAGTAGCGGTACAAATCAACGAAAATGTACGTGGTAGTGACGTTTTCATTATTCAATCAACCTGTGCGCCGACCAACGACAACCTAATGGAGCTGGTCGTAATGATTGATGCAATGCGCCGCGCTTCAGCGGGCCGTATTACAGCAGTTATTCCTTACTTTGGTTACGCTCGTCAAGACCGCCGCGTGCGTTCAGCGCGTGTGCCAATCACTGCAAAAGTAGTCGCAGACTTCCTTTCAAACGTGGGTGTTGACCGCGTTCTGACGATTGACCTACACGCAGAGCAAATTCAAGGCTTCTTCGATGTGCCAGTAGACAACATCTTCGGTACACCAGTGCTTCTTGAAGATATGCACGCGCGTGGCCTAGAAGATCCTGTTGTTGTATCTCCAGACCTTGGTGGTGTTGTTCGTGCTCGAGCAACGGCAAAAGCGCTCGGTGATATCGACATCGCTATCGTCGATAAGCGTCGTCCACGTGCCAACGTTTCTGAAGTGATGAACCTTATCGGTGATGTTGAAGGTCGTGACTGTGTGATCGTGGATGACATGATCGACACTGGCGGCACACTATGTAAGGCAGCAGAAGCACTAAAAGAACGTGGTGCAAAACGTGTATTTGCTTACGCAACTCACGCCGTGTTCTCAGGCAACGCAGCGAAAAACATTAAAAACTCTGTGCTTGACCAAGTGATCGTCACTGACTCAATCACGTTGAGCAAAGAGATGGCCGCAACCGGTAAAGTGACTCAACTAACTCTATCTGGCATGTTGGCTGAAGCGATTCGTCGTATCAGCAACGAAGAGTCTATCTCTGCGATGTTTAACTAATCACCCTTTTCGATTAGTCCAATTTTAGAACACCCCTTGATTGGGGTGTTTTTATTTGCGATAGGCTTAGCCTCGCCCATCGTTACTTTTCTGTGCTATCATACCGCGCTTTTGAAGATTCCAAAGAGATCCTAACCTTGAGTCAACAGATCAAACTTCTTGTCGGCCTTGCTAATCCTGGGCCTGAATATGCCAAAACTCGCCACAATGCGGGCGCTTGGGTAGTAGAAGAACTGGCACGCGTTCACAACATTACGCTAAAGAATGAAGCAAAGTTCTATGGCTTAACAGGACGTATTGTGATGAATGGTCAGGAACTGCGTTTACTGATTCCTACTACTTTTATGAACCTTTCTGGCAAAGCCATTGCCGCATTGGCAAAGTTTTATCAGATTCAACCAGAAGAGATCATGGTCGCGCATGACGAGCTGGATCTTCCTCCTGGTATCGCAAAGTTCAAAAAAGGTGGTGGCCATGGTGGCCACAATGGGTTGCGAGATACCATTAGTAAACTGGGCAACAATAAAGAATTCTACCGTCTACGGATCGGCATTGGCCATCCTGGACACAAAGATAAAGTAGCGGGTTTTGTACTGGGTAAAGCACCTGCCAGTGAACAATCCTTACTCGACGCTAGCGTCGACGAATCTGTTCGCTGCTTGGATATTTTGATCAAAGATGGTCTATCCAAAGCACAAAACCGCCTCCACACGTTCAAAGCTGAATAAGGTTACAATCATGGGTTTTAAATGTGGCATCGTTGGCTTGCCAAACGTTGGTAAATCAACTCTGTTTAACGCACTGACTAAAGCGGGTATTGAAGCCGCTAACTTCCCGTTCTGTACAATCGAACCAAACACTGGCGTGGTACCAGTGCCAGATTTGCGTTTAGACGAATTGGCAAAAATCGTAAACCCACAACGTATTCTGCCAACAACGATG from Vibrio vulnificus NBRC 15645 = ATCC 27562 carries:
- the ispE gene encoding 4-(cytidine 5'-diphospho)-2-C-methyl-D-erythritol kinase, encoding MDAKIMITSPTTWPSPAKLNLFLYINGRTDNGYHELQTLFQFLDYGDELTISSNQSGVIIITPEIAELPVEDNLIWKAANALQQKTGCTLGAHIHLNKILPMGGGIGGGSSNAATALVALNFLWQLGLSDDELADIGLKLGADVPVFVRGHAAFAEGVGEKLTPAQPEEKWYLVVRPDVHIATVDIFTHPQLTRNTPKRSLETLLDSEYGNDCEKIVRMIHPKVDKQLSWLLQYAPSRLTGTGSCVFAEFNSRSEAESILAQLSDNVSAFVAQGRNISPLKETLADHLSAQNRPI
- the pth gene encoding aminoacyl-tRNA hydrolase, giving the protein MSQQIKLLVGLANPGPEYAKTRHNAGAWVVEELARVHNITLKNEAKFYGLTGRIVMNGQELRLLIPTTFMNLSGKAIAALAKFYQIQPEEIMVAHDELDLPPGIAKFKKGGGHGGHNGLRDTISKLGNNKEFYRLRIGIGHPGHKDKVAGFVLGKAPASEQSLLDASVDESVRCLDILIKDGLSKAQNRLHTFKAE
- a CDS encoding ribose-phosphate pyrophosphokinase — translated: MPDMKLFAGNATPELAQRIADRLYISLGDATVSRFSDGEVAVQINENVRGSDVFIIQSTCAPTNDNLMELVVMIDAMRRASAGRITAVIPYFGYARQDRRVRSARVPITAKVVADFLSNVGVDRVLTIDLHAEQIQGFFDVPVDNIFGTPVLLEDMHARGLEDPVVVSPDLGGVVRARATAKALGDIDIAIVDKRRPRANVSEVMNLIGDVEGRDCVIVDDMIDTGGTLCKAAEALKERGAKRVFAYATHAVFSGNAAKNIKNSVLDQVIVTDSITLSKEMAATGKVTQLTLSGMLAEAIRRISNEESISAMFN
- the lolB gene encoding lipoprotein insertase outer membrane protein LolB; amino-acid sequence: MFRRTYFWLMLLPLFMVGCTGLPEHPTSVEWQSHQAKLSQIQSFQAVGKLGYISPEQRQNLNFYWKHSPEQSNLRFTTFLGQTALNLTMTPQGARVETYDDQILTAENATALVQQLTGLVIPVEQLSDWIIGLPNGADDFQLNEQNTLGSLEKDLNFQRWHIAYTQYRDVEFHQQVVPLPAKLSLTQQDIKLNIVVSKWTLK